One Loxodonta africana isolate mLoxAfr1 chromosome 4, mLoxAfr1.hap2, whole genome shotgun sequence genomic region harbors:
- the CAPZA3 gene encoding F-actin-capping protein subunit alpha-3: MSLTVLSRRQKEKVIRRLLIQAPPGEFVNAFDDLCLLIRDEKLMHHQGECAGHQHCQKYSVPLCIDGNPVLLSHHNVVGDYRFFDYQSKLSFKFDLLQNQLKDIQSHGIIRNETEYLRTVVLCALKLYVNDHFPRGNCNVLRKTVKNKEFLIACIEDHNYESGDYWNALWKSKWIFQINPFLTQVTGRIFVQAHYFRCVNLHVKISKDLKESLEVVNQAQLALNFARLVEEQENKFQTAVLEELQELSNEALRKILRRDLPVTRTLIDWQRILSDLNLVMYPKLGYVIYSRSVLCNWII, encoded by the coding sequence ATGTCACTTACCGTTCTGAgtagaagacagaaagaaaaagtaatCCGCAGACTGCTAATACAGGCTCCTCCAGGGGAATTTGTAAATGCCTTTGATGATCTCTGTCTGCTTATCCGTGATGAAAAACTTATGCACCATCAAGGTGAGTGTGCAGGCCACCAACATTGCCAAAAATATTCTGTACCACTCTGCATCGATGGCAATCCAGTACTCCTGTCTCACCACAATGTAGTGGGGGACTACCGATTTTTTGACTATCAAAGCAAACTTTCTTTCAAGTTTGACCTGCTTCAAAATCAGTTAAAAGACATCCAAAGTCACGGTATCATTCGGAATGAGACAGAATACCTGAGAACTGTTGTTCTGTGTGCCTTGAAACTGTACGTGAATGATCACTTTCCACGTGGAAATTGCAACGTGTTGAGAAAAACTGTGAAAAATAAGGAGTTCTTGATAGCATGCATTGAAGATCACAACTACGAATCGGGAGATTACTGGAACGCCCTTTGGAAATCTAAGTGGATTTTCCAAATAAATCCATTTCTGACCCAAGTAACAGGAAGAATTTTTGTGCAAGCTCACTATTTCAGGTGTGTCAACCTTCATGTTAAAATCTCCAAGGACCTCAAAGAAAGCTTGGAAGTAGTTAACCAAGCTCAACTGGCTCTAAATTTTGCTAGGCTCGTGGAAGAACAGGAGAATAAATTTCAAACTGCAGTCTTAGAAGAATTACAGGAGCTATCTAATGAGGCCTTGAGGAAAATTCTACGAAGAGACCTCCCAGTGACCCGCACTCTTATCGACTGGCAGAGGATACTCTCTGACTTGAATCTGGTGATGTATCCTAAATTAGGATATGTCATTTATTCAAGAAGTGTCTTATGCAACTGGATAATATAA